Proteins from one Flammeovirgaceae bacterium genomic window:
- a CDS encoding LysE family transporter yields MMEIFLVFFLGAFFSFIGSIPPGTLNLSVLQLGLEGKVKVALRFALAVSIIEYPYAWIAVQFEGWVTSAPMVIENFQLVTAIVMMGIGALNLWAAEKPTSFSVRFNESGFRRGLVLSILNPMAIPFWIGITAYLKAQGWMSLSSSWQIHSYVLGTSIGAMGLLTVFALMAGKLAPYLKHGKMAKRIPGITLLVLGLYAFAKYLL; encoded by the coding sequence ATGATGGAAATATTCCTGGTTTTCTTTCTCGGTGCCTTTTTCAGTTTTATCGGGTCCATTCCGCCCGGCACCCTTAACCTTTCCGTGTTGCAACTGGGCCTGGAGGGAAAAGTGAAAGTCGCCCTTCGGTTTGCCCTGGCGGTTTCCATTATTGAATACCCTTATGCATGGATTGCCGTGCAGTTTGAGGGCTGGGTCACCTCGGCCCCTATGGTGATTGAAAATTTTCAGTTGGTCACGGCCATTGTAATGATGGGCATAGGGGCACTCAACCTATGGGCTGCGGAAAAACCCACATCCTTTTCCGTGAGGTTTAATGAAAGTGGGTTTCGCAGGGGCCTGGTGTTGAGCATCCTCAACCCCATGGCCATCCCTTTCTGGATTGGCATAACCGCCTACCTCAAAGCACAGGGCTGGATGTCCCTTTCTTCCTCCTGGCAAATTCACAGCTATGTCCTGGGCACCTCTATTGGCGCCATGGGCCTATTGACGGTCTTTGCCCTGATGGCCGGAAAGCTTGCCCCCTATCTCAAACACGGCAAAATGGCAAAACGCATCCCCGGCATTACCTTGCTGGTGCTCGGCCTTTATGCCTTCGCCAAATACCTTTTATGA
- a CDS encoding DNA-3-methyladenine glycosylase I, which produces MKGKKRCGWCLGFDQYIQYHDTEWGVPVHDDLKHFEFLVLEGAQAGLSWSTILRKREGYRKLFAGFDPVKVARFSAPKVEKLLLDPAIVRNRLKVNAAVNNAKRFLEVQKEFGAFDKYIWQFVGGKPIVNRWGSLKEVPATTKESDALSKDLIGRGFKFVGSTVMYAHMQACGLVNDHLASCFRYRETKKLR; this is translated from the coding sequence ATGAAGGGAAAAAAACGATGTGGTTGGTGCCTGGGCTTTGACCAGTACATCCAATACCACGATACGGAGTGGGGCGTGCCCGTGCATGACGACCTTAAGCATTTTGAATTCCTTGTCCTGGAAGGCGCCCAGGCCGGCCTCAGTTGGTCAACCATTTTGAGGAAAAGGGAAGGGTACCGGAAATTATTTGCCGGCTTTGATCCTGTGAAGGTAGCGCGGTTTTCCGCACCGAAGGTGGAAAAACTGCTGCTGGACCCTGCGATTGTAAGGAATAGGCTGAAAGTAAATGCTGCCGTGAACAATGCAAAGAGGTTTCTTGAGGTACAGAAAGAGTTTGGGGCCTTTGACAAGTACATCTGGCAATTCGTGGGAGGAAAACCCATAGTGAACAGATGGGGCTCGTTGAAGGAAGTGCCGGCCACCACCAAAGAGTCGGACGCATTGAGCAAAGATTTGATTGGCCGTGGTTTTAAGTTTGTTGGCAGCACGGTGATGTACGCGCACATGCAGGCCTGTGGTTTGGTCAACGACCACCTGGCCAGTTGTTTTAGGTATCGGGAAACGAAGAAGCTGAGGTGA
- a CDS encoding RidA family protein: MKYLLTIALPLLMGVPTFAQKADYDKRVGELGIDLIAPTKPSANYVKAVRTGNLLFLSGHGPSRPEGGSTTGKLGEDMSIEEGYAAARQAGISLLSTMKAELGSLNKVKRVVKVLGMVNCTPDFKDQPKVINGCSDLLVEVFGDKGKHARSAVGMNALPSNIAVEIEVIVEVE; encoded by the coding sequence ATGAAATATTTGTTGACGATTGCCCTGCCACTACTGATGGGCGTGCCCACTTTCGCGCAAAAAGCCGACTACGATAAAAGGGTGGGGGAATTGGGGATTGATTTGATCGCCCCCACCAAGCCCAGTGCCAACTATGTCAAGGCCGTGCGTACAGGCAACCTGCTTTTTCTTTCCGGCCATGGGCCCAGCCGCCCGGAAGGTGGCAGCACCACAGGCAAGTTGGGCGAAGACATGAGCATTGAAGAAGGTTATGCGGCAGCAAGGCAGGCGGGCATTTCGTTGCTCTCCACCATGAAGGCCGAACTGGGCAGCCTGAACAAAGTAAAGCGCGTGGTGAAGGTATTGGGCATGGTAAACTGCACCCCCGACTTTAAAGACCAGCCAAAAGTGATCAACGGCTGCTCCGACCTGCTGGTAGAGGTTTTTGGCGATAAGGGAAAACACGCGCGCTCTGCAGTGGGCATGAACGCATTGCCCAGCAACATTGCAGTGGAGATCGAAGTTATTGTGGAAGTAGAATGA
- a CDS encoding PLP-dependent transferase — MKPKPSKLTQSVHAGSAGDPLYGGVVNPVYLSSAYDYEETVRYPRYYNTPNQLAVAEKIAALENGEAGLVFSSGMAAIMTSLLALAKPGDHIVFQSDLYGGTHHAVLHGLDRLGITHTMVDAADPSNFEKAICRATRAIYIETPSNPLLKITDIKKVVGIAKKHQLTTVIDNTFASPVNQNPIDLGVDIVVHSGTKYIGGHSDLCCGLMVSTKKLTEKIKPNAIQFGGSLDAQACYLVERSLKTIVLRVNQQNSNAMAIARFLEAESKVGKVYYPGLETHPSHSVAKRQMPGGFGGMLSFELKGGPGPFMKKLKYIKRAVSLGGVESTINSPVKTSHAKLTAEERKAAGISDKLVRLSVGIEDPADLINDIKKAL; from the coding sequence ATGAAACCAAAACCTTCCAAGCTTACACAAAGTGTTCATGCCGGCTCAGCCGGAGACCCCCTCTATGGCGGGGTGGTAAACCCGGTGTACCTCTCCTCTGCCTATGATTACGAAGAAACAGTGAGGTACCCAAGGTATTACAATACGCCCAACCAATTGGCGGTGGCCGAAAAAATCGCAGCATTGGAGAATGGGGAGGCGGGCCTGGTATTCAGTTCTGGGATGGCCGCCATCATGACCTCCCTATTGGCATTGGCAAAGCCCGGGGACCATATAGTTTTTCAAAGCGACCTTTACGGGGGCACCCATCATGCGGTGCTGCACGGGCTTGACCGGCTTGGCATAACGCATACAATGGTGGATGCCGCTGATCCTTCGAATTTTGAAAAAGCCATTTGCCGGGCAACCAGGGCCATTTATATCGAAACGCCCTCCAACCCGCTTTTGAAAATCACGGACATAAAAAAAGTGGTGGGCATTGCCAAGAAACACCAACTTACCACGGTGATCGACAACACGTTTGCCTCCCCCGTCAACCAGAACCCGATTGACCTCGGGGTGGACATTGTTGTGCACAGTGGCACCAAATATATTGGAGGCCACAGCGATTTGTGCTGCGGGCTGATGGTGTCTACAAAAAAACTCACCGAAAAAATAAAACCTAACGCCATACAATTTGGCGGCAGCCTTGATGCGCAAGCCTGCTACCTGGTGGAGCGGAGCCTGAAAACCATTGTGCTGCGGGTAAACCAGCAAAACAGTAATGCCATGGCCATTGCCCGGTTCCTGGAGGCAGAAAGCAAAGTAGGGAAAGTATATTACCCCGGCCTGGAAACGCACCCCTCCCACAGTGTGGCAAAAAGGCAAATGCCAGGGGGCTTTGGGGGCATGCTGTCGTTTGAGTTGAAGGGTGGCCCGGGCCCTTTCATGAAAAAGCTGAAATACATCAAACGGGCGGTCAGCCTGGGGGGCGTGGAGAGCACCATTAACTCACCGGTGAAAACCTCCCACGCCAAGCTTACCGCAGAAGAACGGAAAGCGGCAGGCATAAGCGATAAATTGGTGCGCCTTTCGGTGGGCATAGAAGACCCCGCTGACTTGATCAATGATATCAAAAAAGCATTATAG
- a CDS encoding sensor histidine kinase: protein MNMDPQVWILPTVALLMLVGMAIALLVALRHKKRMKEEVKKLRQETGNQRKMLKAALEAQESERRRLAKDLQDNLGMMLMTMRVSLNSLPGGQAAELLPLVDQTHESVQRMSWGLMPPTLDNFGLPQSIQEMCKRFSKEEATEISYREEGQPLSLDKDQELLIFRIAQEACCNALKHARASNIAIGLVWGQDGLQLTVTDNGVGFDLAGIKHKVGGRHGLGLYNMENRVALLGGGLDFKKNNPSGTVVSVVVPLT, encoded by the coding sequence ATGAATATGGATCCCCAGGTATGGATTTTGCCAACAGTGGCCTTGCTTATGCTGGTTGGGATGGCCATCGCCCTTTTGGTGGCCCTCCGCCATAAAAAGCGGATGAAGGAAGAGGTCAAAAAGCTACGCCAGGAAACAGGCAACCAAAGAAAAATGCTCAAAGCCGCCCTGGAGGCCCAGGAAAGCGAGCGAAGGCGCCTTGCCAAAGACCTCCAAGACAACCTGGGGATGATGCTGATGACCATGCGTGTCAGCCTCAACAGCCTGCCGGGTGGCCAGGCGGCCGAACTTTTGCCCTTGGTGGACCAAACCCACGAATCCGTGCAAAGGATGTCATGGGGCCTGATGCCGCCTACCCTGGACAATTTCGGGCTGCCCCAGTCCATTCAAGAAATGTGCAAACGCTTTTCAAAGGAGGAAGCAACGGAAATATCCTACCGCGAAGAAGGCCAGCCGCTATCCCTGGACAAGGACCAGGAATTGCTGATTTTCAGGATAGCACAAGAGGCATGCTGTAATGCCCTCAAGCACGCACGCGCATCAAATATCGCCATCGGCTTGGTGTGGGGCCAAGACGGCCTTCAACTAACCGTCACAGACAATGGCGTTGGGTTTGACCTGGCCGGGATAAAACACAAGGTTGGCGGGAGGCACGGGCTGGGGCTGTACAACATGGAGAACAGGGTGGCTTTGCTGGGGGGGGGATTGGATTTTAAAAAAAACAACCCTTCTGGAACGGTTGTTTCGGTAGTGGTACCTTTGACGTAA
- a CDS encoding response regulator transcription factor: MGRIDICIVDDHNLFRKAMVRLLKTFRRVGQVWEAQHGKELVQLLGTHRPDVILLDLEMPIMNGVETAEYIIPKFPDVKIIVLTQHDSEKFMLHMLEMGVHSFLLKNANPAELERAIVSVYEKDFYHNDLISSIMRKCISMKSEKPLFSKMAELSEREKEIFGLICEEHSLKEISIKLNISEKTIHSHKAHIQRKLGVKSTVGMIKFAYENGLLA; the protein is encoded by the coding sequence ATGGGCCGGATCGATATCTGCATAGTGGATGACCACAACCTTTTTAGGAAGGCCATGGTGCGCTTGCTCAAAACTTTTCGAAGGGTAGGGCAGGTGTGGGAGGCCCAGCATGGAAAGGAGTTGGTGCAACTGCTGGGCACGCACAGGCCTGACGTCATTTTGTTGGACCTGGAAATGCCCATAATGAACGGGGTGGAAACGGCCGAATACATCATCCCCAAATTTCCCGATGTGAAAATCATTGTGCTCACCCAGCACGATAGCGAAAAGTTTATGCTGCACATGCTTGAAATGGGCGTGCACTCCTTTCTCTTAAAGAACGCCAACCCCGCTGAATTGGAGCGGGCCATTGTTTCCGTTTACGAAAAGGACTTTTACCACAACGACCTGATATCCTCCATTATGCGCAAATGCATTTCCATGAAGTCGGAAAAACCCTTGTTTTCCAAAATGGCGGAATTGAGCGAGCGCGAAAAAGAGATTTTTGGGCTTATCTGCGAAGAGCATTCCTTAAAGGAAATAAGCATTAAACTCAATATTTCGGAAAAGACCATCCATTCCCATAAGGCCCACATCCAGCGCAAGTTGGGGGTCAAAAGCACGGTGGGCATGATCAAATTTGCCTATGAAAACGGGCTCCTGGCCTGA
- a CDS encoding response regulator yields the protein MKMNEYLRVLVVHRQNSVANDIKAQFERAGWLVHSAQNGLDGLLAARKGNYSLILSAIDLPVITGLEMIRGIRNFSFNVNTPVVFMDAMPDTHYHPIFEKLKANLHQGDLHNLSDLIHAHGHTHQDFMRIDPQADQQN from the coding sequence GTGAAGATGAATGAATACTTGAGGGTACTTGTGGTCCACCGGCAAAATTCGGTGGCAAATGATATTAAGGCACAATTCGAACGTGCCGGTTGGTTGGTCCATTCGGCTCAAAATGGACTTGACGGTTTACTGGCCGCACGCAAGGGTAATTACAGCCTTATCCTCAGCGCCATCGATTTGCCGGTGATCACAGGTTTAGAAATGATCAGGGGCATACGCAATTTTTCCTTTAATGTGAATACGCCCGTGGTATTTATGGATGCCATGCCGGATACCCACTACCACCCTATTTTCGAGAAGCTGAAGGCCAACCTACACCAGGGCGACCTTCATAACCTCTCCGACCTCATCCATGCGCATGGGCACACCCACCAGGATTTTATGCGGATTGACCCTCAGGCCGATCAACAGAACTGA
- a CDS encoding response regulator: MMKRILLVDDDKICNFIAESTLNRLGVAKEVHSALNGQEALDLFNGYFQGDVAVPDIIFLDLNMPIMDGFQFIDAFKKLDFPKKENILIVILTSSMNPQDIQQAKSLGIDHYMAKPINEEKIMTLLKDFN, from the coding sequence ATGATGAAAAGGATCCTGTTAGTGGACGATGATAAAATCTGCAATTTTATTGCTGAGTCTACTTTAAACCGGCTGGGCGTTGCCAAAGAAGTGCACTCCGCCCTGAATGGGCAAGAGGCCCTGGATTTGTTTAATGGTTATTTTCAGGGTGACGTGGCGGTGCCGGATATAATTTTCCTGGACCTGAACATGCCCATTATGGACGGGTTTCAATTTATCGATGCCTTTAAGAAGCTGGACTTCCCCAAAAAAGAGAACATCCTTATTGTCATCCTTACCTCTTCCATGAACCCGCAAGACATACAACAGGCCAAGAGCCTGGGCATAGACCATTATATGGCAAAGCCCATCAATGAAGAAAAAATAATGACTTTGTTGAAGGATTTTAATTAA
- a CDS encoding 1-(5-phosphoribosyl)-5-[(5-phosphoribosylamino)methylideneamino] imidazole-4-carboxamide isomerase, with protein sequence MIQIIPSIAIRAGKVVKMRKGDPASEKAYDENPLDLAKRFQDSGIEKVHLVDLDGAESGSPKNYHVLEGMCAYTDLKIDFTGGVSTDGDIGKAFEHGAAHVTVASIAVTNPHLFASWLVSYGREKVTLGADVTDIDSKHIAYRSWLKKSKTTLYEHIQQFYDDGLKYVKSTDVSRDGVLEGPAFSYYEEIISKFPGLQILASGGVRGIDDIKKLDELGLYAVIFGKAYYEGVLKLKDLEHFLVGNEG encoded by the coding sequence ATGATTCAAATAATACCTTCTATCGCCATACGGGCAGGAAAGGTGGTAAAAATGAGGAAAGGGGACCCGGCCAGTGAAAAGGCATACGATGAGAATCCCCTGGACCTGGCCAAGAGGTTCCAGGACAGTGGCATAGAAAAAGTGCACCTGGTGGATTTGGACGGGGCAGAAAGTGGCTCGCCAAAAAATTACCACGTGTTGGAGGGCATGTGCGCTTATACGGACTTAAAAATTGATTTTACAGGTGGGGTTTCCACTGATGGGGATATCGGAAAGGCATTTGAGCATGGGGCGGCCCATGTAACGGTGGCCAGCATTGCCGTCACCAACCCGCATTTGTTTGCTTCGTGGCTGGTTTCGTACGGTAGGGAAAAAGTGACCCTGGGGGCCGATGTCACCGATATAGACTCCAAACACATTGCCTACCGCAGTTGGTTGAAAAAATCGAAAACGACCCTTTACGAACACATCCAGCAGTTTTACGATGATGGCCTTAAATATGTGAAATCCACGGACGTCTCCAGGGACGGGGTGCTGGAAGGGCCGGCCTTTTCGTATTACGAAGAAATCATCTCAAAATTCCCGGGCCTGCAAATACTGGCCAGTGGTGGCGTACGCGGAATTGACGACATCAAAAAACTGGACGAGCTCGGTTTGTATGCCGTTATTTTTGGCAAGGCCTATTACGAAGGCGTTTTGAAACTAAAGGACCTGGAACACTTTCTGGTAGGGAACGAAGGATAA
- a CDS encoding PD40 domain-containing protein encodes MNKWFLFLFASFACTHCFGQARLRKLPATINHPAINVSAPYISLDGGSLIFVSDNNDENQLTLFHTTKKDAVNWKEPVKMPKTVNNRLTFLRGFALSADGKAMYLSSLKSGGLGGFDILVSELRGTYWAEPVNLGLPINSSGQEACPSLAPDGSALYFMRCEKMDQKNASGCKILVSHQSRLGKWEEPVELPGYINTGNSQAPRILGDGETLLFSSDQFPQNKGGMDLYLTRYDGSNWSRPVPLSFANTAMDDQYVSASYLGRYLLKDQPGPRTSEIVELLFPPGLKPKALVKIDGTVTGLENPSSPYIAAFDLKDQRRVYNGRPDKDGAFTLYLPEGARYDLSVEPEKDNYTFYSKTYDFTSDVPMSDRVEAEIRPVAKGTTLDLGIAFEPNSSQPSPLSAQSLRRLGRMVKGNPNRKFMLGITLKGYLADSIPSSPDLTEVRMDTLHFSVPRVVLDTVKLDSLLTLVNEQGSLMGAQADSTMAVAGTTVGAQIDSIREKALMTILVDSMAIKKTYHNNRTEAQAHSIINFLTGEGANGQNIGFTTKALPEPVAENRKTIVTVSVVE; translated from the coding sequence ATGAACAAGTGGTTCCTTTTCCTGTTTGCTTCCTTTGCGTGCACCCATTGTTTTGGCCAGGCCAGGTTGAGAAAACTTCCCGCAACCATAAACCATCCGGCCATCAATGTAAGCGCCCCTTACATTAGCCTTGACGGGGGTTCGCTCATTTTTGTTTCGGACAACAATGACGAAAACCAATTGACCCTTTTCCATACCACAAAAAAGGATGCGGTAAACTGGAAAGAACCGGTAAAGATGCCCAAAACGGTAAACAACCGGCTTACCTTCCTGCGCGGTTTTGCCTTGAGCGCAGACGGAAAGGCCATGTACCTTTCCAGTTTAAAATCCGGTGGGCTTGGTGGCTTTGATATCCTGGTAAGCGAGTTGAGGGGCACCTATTGGGCCGAGCCCGTGAACCTGGGCCTGCCCATCAACAGTAGTGGCCAGGAGGCGTGCCCAAGCCTGGCCCCGGACGGATCGGCATTGTACTTCATGCGCTGTGAAAAAATGGACCAGAAAAACGCTTCTGGGTGCAAAATACTGGTCTCCCACCAATCGCGCCTTGGTAAATGGGAAGAACCCGTGGAACTCCCCGGTTACATCAACACAGGAAATTCCCAAGCCCCGAGGATACTCGGTGATGGCGAAACTTTGCTTTTCTCCTCGGACCAATTTCCCCAAAACAAAGGGGGGATGGACCTCTACCTCACCCGGTATGACGGCTCAAACTGGTCAAGGCCGGTGCCCCTTTCCTTTGCCAATACAGCCATGGACGACCAGTATGTAAGTGCTTCGTACCTGGGCCGGTACCTGCTCAAAGACCAGCCCGGCCCACGGACCAGCGAAATCGTGGAGTTGCTCTTCCCTCCTGGGCTAAAGCCCAAAGCACTGGTAAAAATTGACGGGACGGTCACCGGGTTGGAAAATCCTTCTTCCCCTTATATAGCAGCCTTCGACTTGAAAGACCAAAGGAGGGTGTACAATGGGCGCCCCGATAAGGACGGGGCCTTCACCCTCTATTTGCCCGAAGGGGCCCGCTACGACCTGTCAGTGGAGCCGGAAAAGGACAACTATACTTTCTATTCAAAAACCTACGACTTTACTTCCGATGTCCCCATGTCGGACAGGGTGGAGGCGGAAATAAGGCCAGTGGCCAAGGGCACCACCCTGGATTTGGGGATTGCATTCGAGCCAAACTCTTCCCAACCATCACCCCTGTCTGCACAAAGCCTGCGCAGGCTGGGCCGTATGGTAAAAGGAAACCCCAATCGGAAGTTTATGTTGGGCATCACCCTGAAGGGCTACCTTGCCGATTCCATTCCTTCCTCCCCGGACCTGACCGAAGTGAGGATGGACACCCTCCACTTTTCCGTGCCCAGGGTGGTGTTGGACACCGTAAAGTTGGATTCCTTGCTGACGCTGGTCAATGAGCAGGGCTCCCTAATGGGGGCACAGGCCGACTCCACTATGGCCGTGGCGGGCACAACGGTTGGCGCGCAAATCGACTCCATTAGGGAAAAAGCACTTATGACCATACTGGTGGATTCCATGGCCATTAAGAAAACCTACCACAACAACCGTACGGAAGCACAGGCCCACAGCATTATCAACTTTTTGACAGGGGAAGGGGCCAACGGCCAAAACATTGGTTTCACCACCAAGGCCCTGCCCGAACCTGTGGCGGAAAACAGAAAAACGATTGTGACGGTGAGCGTTGTGGAGTAG
- a CDS encoding DUF2911 domain-containing protein, which yields MKRFLIITGVLVLVLLGIFAYNRLYYTKSFSPEATVEYNKNGKELSVFYNRPYKKGREIFGGLVPYNTVWRTGANEATVFKTNTDLLVKGKVLKAGTYSLWTVPGEQTWKVIFNNESGQWGIDFNGEANRDPAKDVLAVEVPSLTHNKEFEQFTISIEQVGEDLELILLWDKTIVVVPITFST from the coding sequence ATGAAAAGGTTTCTGATCATCACGGGTGTTTTGGTATTGGTCCTTTTGGGCATTTTTGCCTACAATCGTTTATACTACACAAAGTCCTTTAGCCCGGAGGCTACCGTGGAATACAATAAAAATGGCAAGGAACTTTCCGTTTTCTATAACCGGCCATACAAAAAGGGGAGGGAGATATTTGGAGGGCTCGTGCCGTACAACACCGTATGGCGCACAGGGGCCAACGAGGCTACCGTTTTCAAAACCAATACGGACCTCCTCGTTAAAGGGAAGGTGCTGAAGGCCGGCACCTATTCACTGTGGACTGTGCCGGGGGAGCAAACGTGGAAAGTTATTTTCAACAACGAAAGTGGCCAGTGGGGGATCGATTTCAATGGGGAGGCCAATAGGGACCCCGCAAAAGACGTGCTTGCCGTGGAGGTTCCGTCATTGACGCACAACAAGGAATTTGAACAGTTCACCATTTCAATTGAACAAGTGGGGGAGGATTTGGAACTTATCCTGTTATGGGACAAAACCATCGTGGTGGTGCCCATTACCTTCAGTACCTGA
- a CDS encoding TIGR00730 family Rossman fold protein, translating to MNVCVFCGSGTGHNPVFGNAARALGQALLMAQCGLVYGGGNVGLMGIVADEVLSGGGKVIGVIPGFLMEKELGHKGITQLEVVKTMHERKKRMADLSDAFIAMPGGWGTLDELAEILTWKQLGLISQPVGLLNTHSYFDHLEAQMNTMVEEGFLRQSHKDMLIVEKIPQTLLAKLGGPTV from the coding sequence ATGAACGTCTGCGTTTTCTGCGGGTCGGGCACCGGCCATAATCCTGTCTTTGGAAATGCCGCCCGTGCCCTGGGCCAGGCCTTGTTGATGGCCCAATGCGGTTTGGTGTATGGTGGCGGCAATGTAGGACTTATGGGCATCGTGGCAGACGAGGTATTGTCCGGGGGCGGCAAGGTAATAGGGGTAATACCCGGTTTCCTGATGGAAAAGGAACTGGGCCACAAGGGAATAACCCAATTGGAGGTAGTGAAGACCATGCATGAAAGGAAAAAAAGGATGGCTGACCTTTCCGATGCCTTCATTGCCATGCCGGGGGGCTGGGGCACCCTTGACGAGCTTGCCGAAATCCTTACGTGGAAACAACTGGGGCTTATTTCCCAACCCGTAGGGCTGCTCAACACCCACTCCTACTTCGACCACCTGGAGGCCCAAATGAACACCATGGTGGAGGAAGGGTTTCTTCGACAAAGCCATAAGGACATGCTCATTGTTGAAAAAATACCCCAAACCCTACTAGCCAAACTGGGCGGCCCCACCGTTTAA
- a CDS encoding aspartyl protease family protein has translation MPRIVLSYALWFVTTICFPQYSGFRIEGNKKKVTIPVEIVNNLVVVPVVLNGQAPLKFILDTGVRTTVLTQKTYSDILGLAYSKEIFISGPGGEKLVDAFVTDNVTLDLPGVHGEGHSMLVLEKDYLELRNYLGTEVHGILGYELFSRFIVRMDYHKKRIVLLTPERFRKKRRYQTMEVKVQDTKPFIMAKTKLNDSTSLDVKLLIDTGASHGLVLEPESDPAIRVPQKSLESIIGRGLGGEIKGRIGRINGLELGRYKINEVIANFPDPDSYKSLLFQDDSLRRNGALGGEILSRFSIIFNYPHEEIYVKKNADFRKKFNYDMAGIIVKAKGARLRAYEITHLRNGSPGEMAGLKEGDLIISVNGTSTQSLNLNQINGFFNSKEGKRVVMEVNRDGQRVKAEFRLANQI, from the coding sequence ATGCCGAGGATTGTATTGTCTTATGCTTTATGGTTTGTTACCACAATATGCTTCCCGCAATATTCTGGCTTTAGGATTGAAGGCAACAAGAAAAAAGTAACCATCCCGGTCGAAATCGTCAACAACCTGGTAGTGGTCCCGGTCGTGCTCAACGGGCAGGCGCCCCTCAAGTTCATATTGGATACCGGGGTGCGCACCACCGTGCTCACACAAAAAACCTACAGTGATATTTTGGGCCTTGCCTACTCAAAAGAGATATTTATCTCGGGGCCCGGGGGCGAAAAGTTGGTGGATGCCTTTGTCACCGACAACGTTACCCTGGACCTGCCTGGCGTGCATGGCGAAGGCCACTCCATGCTGGTGCTGGAAAAGGACTACCTCGAACTGCGAAATTACCTGGGAACGGAAGTACATGGTATTTTGGGGTACGAGCTTTTCAGCAGGTTTATAGTGCGCATGGACTACCACAAAAAAAGGATTGTCCTGCTCACACCGGAGCGGTTCAGGAAAAAAAGAAGGTACCAGACCATGGAAGTCAAAGTGCAGGACACCAAGCCCTTCATTATGGCGAAAACAAAACTCAATGACAGCACCAGCCTGGACGTGAAGCTGTTGATAGACACGGGCGCCAGCCATGGGCTGGTGTTGGAGCCGGAGTCCGACCCGGCCATAAGGGTGCCTCAAAAAAGCCTGGAAAGCATCATAGGGAGGGGCTTGGGCGGTGAGATAAAAGGGAGGATAGGGAGGATAAACGGACTGGAGTTGGGCAGGTACAAAATCAATGAGGTGATCGCCAACTTCCCCGACCCTGACAGTTATAAAAGCCTGTTGTTCCAGGACGACTCCCTTCGCAGGAACGGGGCACTGGGTGGGGAAATCCTGAGCCGGTTCAGCATCATATTCAATTACCCCCATGAAGAAATTTATGTGAAAAAGAACGCGGACTTCAGGAAGAAGTTCAATTATGACATGGCGGGGATTATCGTAAAGGCCAAGGGCGCCAGGCTTAGGGCCTATGAAATAACGCACCTCAGAAACGGGTCGCCTGGTGAGATGGCAGGGCTAAAAGAGGGCGACTTGATCATCTCCGTTAACGGAACATCCACCCAAAGCCTGAACCTGAACCAAATCAACGGGTTTTTCAATTCCAAGGAGGGAAAACGCGTGGTCATGGAGGTGAACAGGGACGGCCAGCGGGTAAAGGCCGAATTCAGGCTTGCCAACCAAATCTAG
- a CDS encoding NAD(P)-binding protein, which yields MFSTTAFLRRKPIFELKKITVIGGGLSGLVAAIRLVRAQIPVRLFEKKIIRFIASAESISPMKPYLT from the coding sequence ATGTTTTCCACAACAGCGTTTTTACGCAGAAAACCAATATTTGAATTGAAAAAAATAACTGTCATTGGGGGAGGGCTATCCGGGCTTGTTGCCGCCATCCGGCTTGTTCGCGCCCAAATACCCGTCAGGCTTTTCGAAAAAAAAATTATCCGTTTCATCGCGTCTGCGGAGAGTATATCTCCAATGAAACCATACCTTACTTAA